One Syntrophaceae bacterium DNA window includes the following coding sequences:
- a CDS encoding SpoIIE family protein phosphatase: MSRIPGKNRRRGLAYRLSLTILAGTAVIFLAAFGYSYYYSRQLALRYVEDNARYLTQSVVNRIELYVQGVEKTPLFMASMLEKKALSRAELEDQIRSMLESNPDIFSSAVAFEPYAFDPARKYYAPFYYREGRFLKRRDLGNESYRYDQWDWYQIPREMREDGWSEPYFDEGGAGIMMSTFSAPFFQRPGGRSKFRGVVTADISLGWLVEVVSRISITPSGYAFLLSRNGVFVSHPERKLILRESIFSIAEEKGDAALRELGRRMVRGETGFMPAPDGFTPEKSWLYYAPLPSTGWSIGVVIPERELLSGIHRLTLAVMAIAGIGLSALLLLVVGVSRNITRPVRELAFRAGAISKGDLDVPLPPLHAQDEVGELTASFEEMRLALKEYIRNLRETTAAKERLESELLIARNIQMSFIPKRSQRFPEGAGFEISGTLEPAQEVGGDLYSFFLVDDDHLFFAVGDVSGKGIPAALFMAVTITLMKGIARRNIDPADILERINGELCRENDSLMFVTVFCGILDVRTGELRYSNAGHNPPVLRSLGGSACWLPVPEGILLGVFKDAVYRTERIRFVPGDEILLYTDGVTEALNPEKGFFGDARLLRTVDEKMDRDPAGLVGRIVDSVRTFADTEPQSDDITVLAVRWTGPPASGGGDSEDGGAG, encoded by the coding sequence ATCCTGGCCGGAACGGCCGTCATCTTCCTGGCGGCCTTCGGGTACAGCTATTACTATTCCCGCCAGCTGGCACTCCGCTATGTGGAGGACAACGCCCGCTACCTGACCCAGTCCGTCGTCAACCGGATCGAGCTGTACGTCCAGGGCGTCGAGAAGACCCCCCTGTTCATGGCGTCCATGCTGGAAAAGAAGGCCCTGAGCCGGGCCGAGTTGGAAGACCAGATCCGTTCCATGCTGGAATCCAATCCGGACATTTTCAGCTCTGCCGTGGCCTTCGAACCGTATGCCTTCGACCCCGCCCGGAAGTACTATGCCCCCTTCTACTACCGGGAAGGCCGCTTCCTGAAGCGGCGGGATCTGGGAAACGAGTCCTACCGGTATGACCAGTGGGACTGGTACCAGATTCCCCGGGAAATGAGGGAGGACGGCTGGAGCGAGCCGTATTTCGACGAGGGCGGCGCGGGGATCATGATGTCGACCTTTTCCGCCCCGTTCTTCCAGAGGCCCGGGGGACGGAGCAAATTCAGGGGGGTCGTCACGGCGGACATCTCCCTGGGCTGGCTGGTGGAAGTTGTTTCCCGCATCTCCATCACGCCCTCCGGGTACGCCTTCCTGCTATCCCGCAATGGTGTCTTCGTAAGTCATCCGGAACGGAAGCTGATCCTGCGGGAGAGCATCTTCAGCATCGCCGAGGAAAAGGGCGATGCGGCGCTCCGGGAGCTGGGACGCCGCATGGTCCGCGGGGAGACCGGGTTCATGCCGGCCCCGGATGGTTTCACCCCGGAGAAGTCATGGCTTTATTATGCGCCGCTGCCGTCCACCGGATGGTCCATCGGCGTCGTCATTCCCGAGCGGGAGCTGCTGTCGGGCATTCATCGCCTGACCCTGGCGGTCATGGCCATCGCCGGGATCGGCCTGTCCGCCCTGCTCCTCCTGGTGGTCGGTGTTTCCCGTAACATCACGCGTCCCGTCCGGGAGCTGGCGTTCCGGGCCGGTGCCATCTCGAAGGGAGATCTGGACGTTCCTCTGCCGCCGCTCCACGCGCAGGACGAAGTGGGGGAACTGACGGCTTCTTTCGAGGAGATGCGTCTGGCTCTGAAAGAGTACATCCGGAATCTCCGGGAGACGACGGCCGCCAAGGAGCGCCTGGAGAGCGAGCTTCTGATCGCCCGGAACATTCAGATGAGCTTCATTCCGAAGCGCTCCCAACGTTTCCCGGAGGGCGCCGGTTTTGAGATTTCCGGGACCCTGGAACCGGCGCAGGAAGTGGGAGGAGACCTGTACAGCTTTTTCCTCGTCGACGACGATCACCTTTTCTTTGCCGTCGGCGACGTGTCTGGCAAGGGAATCCCTGCGGCCCTGTTCATGGCCGTCACGATTACCCTGATGAAGGGAATCGCCCGACGGAACATCGACCCGGCGGACATCCTGGAGCGGATCAACGGGGAGCTCTGCCGGGAAAACGATTCGCTCATGTTCGTCACGGTGTTTTGCGGGATTCTGGATGTCCGTACGGGTGAACTGCGGTATTCCAATGCCGGCCACAACCCGCCGGTTCTGCGCTCCCTGGGAGGAAGCGCCTGTTGGCTCCCCGTTCCGGAGGGGATCCTGCTGGGGGTTTTCAAGGATGCCGTCTACCGGACGGAGCGCATCCGCTTCGTCCCGGGCGACGAGATCCTTCTCTACACGGATGGAGTGACGGAGGCGCTGAACCCGGAGAAAGGCTTTTTCGGCGACGCAAGGCTGCTCCGGACCGTGGATGAAAAAATGGATCGGGATCCGGCGGGTCTGGTCGGACGGATCGTCGACTCGGTGAGGACGTTTGCGGATACCGAGCCCCAGTCCGACGACATCACGGTCCTGGCGGTTCGCTGGACGGGTCCGCCTGCTTCCGGCGGCGGGGATTCCGAGGACGGAGGGGCCGGATGA